The genome window ATATACTCCCCTATTTTTGTTTTGTAAACCCTTTCTTGATAAAATTTCTAAATTTGTTGTTGATTTCACAAGTGTAAAATGGGCTTCCGATTGGCTGACGTGGTCTTGGTGCACCCGCGGATTGGTTAGTGAGCAATAAAAAAACTGAGAAATTGCTTTCCCAGTTTTCTTTCTTAAGATAACGTGTTCGCTAGCACAAGGTGGCAACTCGCACTTCTTTCATTAGTACCGCCGCTGATTAATCCAGCGGAGGATTTCGTCGTAGATTTCCCACTTCCGACTCGTTTCATTGAGGATTTCGTGCATCAGGAACGGGTAGACGTGGAGTTCTTTATCCTTAGAGCTGATCTGGGCGTAGGCAGTCAGCGAGTCCTTGTAGCTGATCAGGCCGTCCTCGAGCCCCTGGAGGTAAAGTATGGGGTCGGTAATCTTTTGGATGTGGTCGCGAAGGAAGAGCGAGCCCTGCCAGAGGACATTGTTCATGATGCCAATCGTCAGTGTGTGGAGGACCTGGTCGTTATTGATGTACTTGTCGACCACCCGCTGGTCGCAGTCGAGCCCGCCGCTGATGGCGTTCGGGATTTCAGTTTCCGCCCCGCCCTCCAGTGGAAAGCTCAGGTTGGAGGTATTTTCTGATAAGGAGACCGGGTCGGTGACGATGAGGCCGTCCACCGTTTGCGGGTATTCGACACCGTAGAGGAGGACGGTCTCCCCGCCCATGCTGTGACCAATGACGAAGGTCGGTAGGTTCGGGTAGTTAGCCTTGACGCGGTCAACCACCTGTTTGAGGTTTTCGGAGAGGTCGTCAGGCGCCTTCATGAAGCCCCGCTTACCCCCACTCTTGCCGTGGCCGAGCTGGTCGTAACGGAAGACGTTGCAGTCATGCTGGACCAGGTAGCTGGCGATGGGGTCAAAGCGGCCGGCGTATTCTGCTAGCCCGTGGACGATAATTACGTTGGCCTGCGGGGTGGCTGCCAGGTTGGTAAGCGTGTGGAGTTGTGCGCCCGGGGTGTTGGAGTCAATCATCGCTTCTTGTTGTTCACTATAAAAACTCATTCCAAAGTCTCCATTTCTATGATTGAATTTCGAAAACGCTTTCATAAAAATTATAATGCTTTCGAGTTGAGTTCACAAGCTTTTATTGAAATAAAAGGCCTGTGCTCTGCTTTTCACAAAGTACAGGCCTGGAAATTTGTCTGATAAATTGGTGCTAGTAAAGCTGAATCCCATCGAATACCCAGAGGTCAGGGATTGCTGTAACCTTGCGGATAGTGTCAGAAACATCGCTCAATCGTGGGTTTGGAAATACGGAACCGGTAAATTTGGCATTCCTATCTGGATAGGAAATTGTTAATTGCCAAGTTCCGACGTCAGTAGCAAAGTCCATCTGGTCATCTGGCTGTTGAAATTTTTCGGCGACCATCCCCAACACAGTTTCCGCCGTGCTAGCATCAACCTGCTTTTCAATATGACGAACCTCTTCGG of Limosilactobacillus oris contains these proteins:
- a CDS encoding alpha/beta hydrolase is translated as MSFYSEQQEAMIDSNTPGAQLHTLTNLAATPQANVIIVHGLAEYAGRFDPIASYLVQHDCNVFRYDQLGHGKSGGKRGFMKAPDDLSENLKQVVDRVKANYPNLPTFVIGHSMGGETVLLYGVEYPQTVDGLIVTDPVSLSENTSNLSFPLEGGAETEIPNAISGGLDCDQRVVDKYINNDQVLHTLTIGIMNNVLWQGSLFLRDHIQKITDPILYLQGLEDGLISYKDSLTAYAQISSKDKELHVYPFLMHEILNETSRKWEIYDEILRWINQRRY